GCAGAGTAATAGGTTTATTGACCCTCGGCTGTAACTTTTTCTGGACATATAACCCTGCAACTAGAGCCATTATATCGAATAATAGTAAGAAATGGCGGCGATgctcaaaaacaaaataaagatggAATCAacataaaatgacattttttatcACAACAATCCATGATCCAAGTCCCTCGATTGATACGATTCCAAGTCCATGTATTATTATCAGTCTCCTATAGAAATTATTGGAAACAATTTGCGTGTAAATTcttgtttagtttgtttttgtctgtttgCTTCTTCGACTGCACGAaaatgtttgtgtttctgttCGTCTGCAATTTGTACACAACCTTAAAGAAGACAACTGAGACAATTGGGGGTCACGATGGGGTTATGTGCCCAAACGATATATGAAGTTCTGTGTCCCTCACGAGAGGTACATTGTGATAATTGTACATCCTTGTCACGTAATGCGTTTCAACTTATCAaggaaaatataacaaacacgAGTTATGATAATTATTCTAAATAAATCGGTAAACCATGAACAAAATTCAAAGAAACATTAACAACATTACATTTAACAAATCTGTCAAAACATAAAACTTCTGCTACATGTTGTATACTTTCTTGTATACTTTCATAACGATAACGTGTTTTGTACAATGTTATGTTGAGAAAACAACTAAAATCATCCTGGTCACCCCACTGAAAAAGACGTAGCCAATTCCATTGTTTTGCtttcataattaatatacatctTTGCAAGCATTTAGTTATCATCGTAAAGCccaatacatttatgtatatcagGAACACCACAAATAATCATCTTAAATTGGTCCAAAAAACTTAATAATCCCttcttcaaaattaaacaagattttgttaaatttaGACCCTACTTTCATTcgaaaatgttaaatattgcTTTGTATACACTGAATGCAAGAAGGGTAATTCATAATTTTGACCTGATATGCCTAAAATTTTCAGTCCCGATACGCAACATGATAACATGTGTCCTGTGCGTACACATAGAAAAATAGATTCCATAATGATTGTATGTCAGATATTACCATGGTTTCACCTTTTCATTCAAATTCACCACAAAAGTTTAGATATTCCCCTCGGTTTAATATAGGCACTACATCCTGAACTGGTTCCACTGGATTATTAATGTAGccaatttcatgtttttaatgTATACCACTCCTTGTATATCAGGTAACCGACAAGGAATAATCTAAATTGggttaaacatttaaacattacaTTCCTTCTTTATATCTATAACGCGTTTAATTATTTCAATCTAGATCCCGTCTTCAACTTAAACTGTTGACTGTCCTTTTTGATACAATTGATGATATTACACACTTTATTGACAGTCCGTGTCATAGTTCATAGTCGCATGACGTGTACAGTACCGTCAACACAACCGATCCATACGTTCCCACACGTGTCCACGCTCGTCGCTGTAGGTTTCGACCACTCCATGTTTCTGGTCAAGAAGACGCGTGGCCTGTGTACCATTCCTAGATAGGACATACACCTGATGGTTTTCAAAGTCTGGTACAAACAATCTGTCGTACTTGTCACATGACATCATACAAACATTCGTATTGGTAAGTTGTTGACCATTGTCCAGTTCACCTGACCATGTCAGTATGGCCTTACCTGACTCGTCCATTATGAATACTTTCGGAgctatacctatatacatatagttaCCATTGTCTCCTGATACAGCTATACCAAATGACAAGCAGACGATACACGTTCCATACACAGGGATGGCCAGCTTCTTTACAATCGTACCCGACTGGTTCAGCACCACTATATCTCGTGTCCCAGTACAAACAAACACCTCGCCTGTCTTGTTGATGCCGATGACACTTGCGTTATGTGGACTGATGCTGGCAAATGCTGTCATTTGTTTGTTGTGtagtgacattttatatataagggTTTGTAATGGATTACTGGTCATAAGTATGTCTGTTGTACCGACCGTGGCGATACTGTACGGGCTGAAGTTAAGGTTTACTGTGTCTACGACCACACCCTCCCTACTGACCAGTAACAGACCCGCGTATCCGTACATTGATAACCAGGCGTGATTGTCGACTGGACAAATACCGACTATTTGACCTCGTTGAGTAACAGTAAACTTAGAGAGGCGTGTAACATGTTGACTGTCGATGTCTATCTTCTCGTAGTGGTTACCGCGATATAGTTCACCAAACATTTTCGTCAACATGGCACGGTCGACACCTCCTGCCACAAATCCAGGTTGTTTCGGTAAAACAGCCGCCACATTGACGTCATACCGGGGCAGAAATGTCCTCATTGACTTTTCTATTTCAATAACGATATAATTGATCTATTTGTTTTCGTTGCTTCCGCCTTTCCATGTAAAAGTGTCAGCTCTTGAACCTTTTCCTCATATTGTTGACAATCTGTTTTATGTGCCACCGATTCTTCCTTCTCCAAGGCCGATAACTCATCAAGCACTGCATCCGCGACTGAATTTACTTCTGCTATTAATTCAGACCTTTGAGCATTTACATGTTTACGAGTTGTGTCAATGTTGTCGATGGATGCTTTGTTAGCACGATGCAGCTTTGAAATCTCGTTTTTGAAAAGTTCTATTTTCCCGGATATTGCCCCCATATGTTCCTTGATCTGTTCCTTTACTGCTGGAAGTGTTTCTTCCAAATGTTTCCAATTGTGATGTTTATGCGTTTTAGATACACATATTGAACATAACATCTCATTGCAGTCGGCGCAGTGGAGATCACAGCGTTTACTGGGGTGTAGTTTACATACCTCTGGTACAGGCTTATCTTCCTGGCGGCTGGCCTTTCCTATCGATACGACGTCATCGTTTCTAGTTTTCTTCCCGCGTGTATGGACTTCCTTACAGCGATCACACAACGCCACTTGACAGTCGTTACAATACCAGTTTACGTTGTCTACACTGTCACACAGAGAACACGTGTAAGTAACGAGGGACCTGGGCACGACGCAGAGATTTAGAACTCGCCATACTCTCGACTGTATCATAAACAGTTAACGTTCCACCATTTTGTCTGTTGTCAATATAGAAGTATTTACTTCCTAGTTTCGGGTATATCACGTGATCAGTTTGACGTTGATGTCCTTGAACCTGCTGATAGTGTTATTAAAAAATAAGTATTCGTCGGCTGAACTAAAGACAGGTAGTAAATTCAATACGATGGATATTGAGATAAGTTAAGTGAAACATTCATTATAGCCGGGAAAGCCTGTCGCCCAATACCCATTGTTTCCTTTTTTCAATTACATTAAATGGAGATTCGAGTAAACTGTGACAATTTCTTCGGGTGTTGAAATCTTTaacttatt
The window above is part of the Pecten maximus chromosome 2, xPecMax1.1, whole genome shotgun sequence genome. Proteins encoded here:
- the LOC117343825 gene encoding transcription intermediary factor 1-beta-like, with protein sequence MPGLSSYSQPNLFKLITKSNYKAHDAVQDVISLQKLVRESKLEISDESYANATFSVDSAKESHGYAKRVRVNLPSLKGLVGRKILSGAMARKAAGSGLNYSCLKLAYTRNGVDGIRNVFGEKCGMKGSRVWRVLNLCVVPRSLVTYTCSLCDSVDNVNWYCNDCQVALCDRCKEVHTRGKKTRNDDVVSIGKASRQEDKPVPEVCKLHPSKRCDLHCADCNEMLCSICVSKTHKHHNWKHLEETLPAVKEQIKEHMGAISGKIELFKNEISKLHRANKASIDNIDTTRKHVNAQRSELIAEVNSVADAVLDELSALEKEESVAHKTDCQQYEEKVQELTLLHGKAEATKTNRSIISLLK